GTTACAGAAGGATTCACCATTGGGTTAGCACTTGTAGAAGTAAATCCTACTGGTGAAGATACCCAAGAATAAGTATATCCTGCTACCGCTGCTTCTCCTATTGAACCACCTGATACATTGATCAAACAGTTTTTAGTGAAGTCATCTCCTGCAACAGCTACAACTGTTGGTTTATTTACCGTTACAGTCACATCATCTGTATCTGTACAACCAGATAAAGTTTGTGTTTTTGTTACGGTATAAGTAGTAGTAACTGATGGATTCACAAATGGGTTTGCACTTGTAGAAGTAAATCCTACTGGTGAAGATACCCAAGAATAAGTATATCCTGCTACCGCTACTTCTCCTATCGAACCACCTGATACATTAATCAAACAGTTTTTAGTAAAGTCGGCTCCCGCATTCGCTGTTACATCTGGTTTATTAACCGTTACTGTTACATCATCTGTATCTGTACAACCAGATGTAGTATGTGTTTTTGTTACGGTATAAGTAGTAGTTACAGAAGGATTCACCATTGGGTTAGCACTTGTAGAAGTAAATCCTACTGGTGAAGATACCCAAGAATAAGTATATCCTGCTGCCGCTGCTTCTCCTATTAAACCACCTGATACATTAATCAAACAGTTTTTAGTGAAGTCGGCTCCTGCAACAGCTACAACTGTTGGTTTATTTACCGTTACAGTCACATCATCTGTATCTGTACAACCAGATAAAGTATGTGTTTTTGTTACGGTATAAGTAGTAGTAACTGATGGATTCACAAATGGGTTTGCACTTGTAGAAGTAAATCCTACTGGTGAAGATACCCAAGAATAAGTATATCCTGCTACCGCTACTTCTCCTATTGAACCACCTGATACATTAATCAAACAGTTTTTAGTGAAGTCGGCTCCCGCATTCGCTGTTACATCTGGTTTATTAACCGTTACAGTAACATCATCCGTATCTGTACAACCAGATGTAGTATGTGTTTTTGTTACGGTATAAGTAGTAGTTACAGAAGGATTCACCATTGGGTTAGCACTTGTAGAAGTAAATCCTACTGGTGAAGATACCCAAGAATAAGTATATCCTGCTGCCGCTGCTTCTCCTATTGAACCACCTGATACATTGATCAAACAGTTTTTAGTGAAGTCGGCTCCTGCAACAGCTACAACTGTTGGTTTATTTACCGTTACAGTCACATCATCTGTATCTGTACAACCAGATAAAGTTTGTGTTTTTGTTACGGTATAAGTAGTAGTAACTGATGGATTCACAAATGGGTTTGCACTTGTAGAAGTAAATCCTACTGGAGAAGATACCCAAGAATAAGTATATCCTGCTACCGCTACTTCTCCTATTGAACCACCTGATACATTAATCAAACAGTTTTTAGTGAAGTCGGCTCCCGCATTCGCTGTTACATCTGGTTTATTAACCGTTACTGTTACATCATCTGTATCTGTACAACCAGATGTAGTATGTGTTTTTGTTACGGTATAAGTAGTAGTTACAGAAGGATTCACCATTGGGTTAGCACTTGTAGAAGTAAATCCTACTGGTGAAGATACCCAAGAATAAGTATATCCTGCTGCCGCTGCTTCTCCTATTAAACCACCTGATACATTGATCAAACAGTTTTTAGTGAAGTCATCTCCTGCAACAGCTACAACTGTTGGTTTATTTACCGTTACTGTAACATCATCTGTATTTGTACAACCAGATAAAGTATGTGTTTTTGTTACGGTATAAGTAGTAGTAACTGATGGATTCACAAATGGGTTTGCACTTGTAGAAGTAAATCCTACTGGTGAAGATACCCAAGAATAAGTATATCCTGCTACCGCAACCTCGCCTATAGAACCACCTGATACATTAATCAAACAGTTTTTAGTAAAGTCGGCTCCCGCATTCGCTGTTACATCTGGTTTATTAACCGTTACTGTTACATCATCTGTATCTGTACAACCAGATGTAGTATGTGTTTTTGTTACGGTATAAGTAGTAGTTACAGAAGGATTCACCATTGGGTTAGCACTTGTAGAAGTAAATCCTACTGGTGAAGACACCCAAGAATAAGTATATCCTGCTGCCGCTGCTTCTCCTATTGAACCTCCTGATGTATTAATCAGACAGTTTTTAGTGAAGTCATCTCCTGCCACAGCTACAACTGTTGGTTTATTCACTGTTACAATCACTTCATCAGTATCACTACAACTTGTACCTGTTTTAGTTTTAGTAACAGTATATGTAGTGTTTACTAATGGATTTGCGATTGGATTTGCAATATTTGTTACAGATAATCCTTCAGCTGGGCTCCATGAATAGGTAAATCCAGCTTGTGGAGTTTCTCCTATTTCTTTACCATCAGGATTGCTAATACATGTTTTAGTAAAATCAGCTCCAGCAAAAGCTTTTGGAGTAAAATCCAAATCTAATTGAATTGGTCTTCCAGGGAAATCTTTTAATTCAGATTGACTTGAGTTTCCTGAACTTCTAGTTCTAATAAACAAGGTACTTATCGTAAAGCATTCACTACTTGTGGCTTTAAATACCTGAGTCAAATTTATACCACCTTCAGCCCATTGATTTGGTGCATAAGAACCTGTAGCTCCACTTCCATAAACATCAAAAGGTACATCAGTAGTTGAAGTATTATTAGTGCAAAAAATATTTCCTTTAATTCCTGGAACTGAATAGTTAACACCATCAAAAACAACTACGTATTCAAAACCACCGCCTGCTTTTTCAGACCATTTTTGAATTACGACAGTAGCATCACCACCACCCTGAGTAAACTCAATAGTAATTAACAAATCGCCTAAGGTACGACCACCATCTGTTCCCTCAGATATAAAGCTACCACTTCCACCAGTAATTGGTGCTGTATTAATTAAGGGATCGATCACTCCAGGATTGGGTAGTGCTCCAGTTATAGTTAAGCGTTTTTGTAAAAACTCAAAATCGATATAACTACTACCATTAGTTACCTGACGGTCACCCGCAAAAAGGCACCACAAATCTTTAGAATTTCCTGTAATAGGAAAACTAAAGCTTGTACCATTAGTGCTTATTCCTCCATCCATACCATCTTTTCCATAACTAAAATGAGCACCACAATTTTGAATTTCATTTTTGTTCGGTGAAGATCCTGGACCCCAAGTATACGTATTTGGGTTATCATTTATTTTATTGGAACTCGTGAATATCGTTGGATCATTTTGAAACGGATCCTTTAGAAAAAAGGTAACTGGAACAGGATCAATTGTTCCAGGATAAAGAAGACTTCCATCTGCAAGGTTAAGTATCCCATGGTTAGTGCCATCAATAGGATAGTATTCTTGAGGATTGGTACCTGGAATGGGTTTACCACTTAAATAATTTTTTCTATCAAACAAATCTCCAACATTTAAGTAGATGGAACTGGTACCAGTAGGTTCATGAGCCCAACCATCACCGTCAATTCCATCACCTAATAATGGATATTGTACAGGTACAACCCCTTTAATAGACTGTGCATTTGTCGTATATCCCGTCACTAAAATTGCCACTAAAATAAGTGGCATAGCAAACCACTGGCGCCAAAAGTAGGACCAGTAATCCGAAATAAAATCAATAGCTCTTCTCTCCTTAAATTTTAAAAAATTTAATTTAGAAACTGTTTTTTTCGATATAAAGAAACTCATTACTTCATTAGACAAAACATCGAAAAAATTCGAAATTGTATTCTTTTTCATAATAATAGTATTTTTATGCCATACGTTATATTAAGTAGGATATTGAAAGAATGGGGGAATCAAATGTCTAAACATCATCTTCATAGCTGATTATGAAGTGTACCATCATCCAAAGGAGTAATGTAATTCAAACATGAAATACAATCAACCTCTAGCAATATTTGCGTCACTTTTTGCAAATGACTTTTAAAATTATGAGTAACAAATAGGTTCTATCAAATGTTTTCAAACTTGGGGAGAAAACTAGTTAAAAATCAAAATAACTTCAGAATTTATATTCTTGAAGTTTTCCATCATTTAAAGAAATTATTAAACAATAAAACAGCATCCTTTTACAAACCAAATATTTATTAATTAATAAAAATTGAAAACTTAGTTTAAAAAATTGAAAATGAAGACTGATAAAAGCTTCTATGCTTGATATAGAAACTTGCAAAAAAATAAAATCCAAAAAATTGATTCTCAAAGTTTCATTTTCTTTAAAAGCACTTTTGGAAAAAATCGTAATAATGCTTTCTTTGGTGTTTAAAAGCTACTTTAAATTACAACCTATCCCGAATTATTTGTTAATCAAAGTTAAAGGATTAACTAAAAAAAGGGAAGAAAAGGCGGTAAAACAAGACCAAATTCTATTTTTAACGATGAGGAACATTGTTCGTTAAGAAAAGCATTACATCAATAAAATATTAATAAAAAACTACTGGTTAACTTATTGTTTATCAATACATTATGAATAATATTACATAAATTTTGTTAAACATAAATTCGTGTTAAACTTCTAAAAAATAATCTAACATATTCTTATTCACTTGATTTTTATATTGATTTTTCCATAAAAAAATTAGAAAAATTTTTCATAATCTTAAATTAAAAAAAAGCAACACACTTTTTTAAATTTCCAAATAAGTGTTCAAAATTTTAACATAATTATTCATTTGAAAAATGGAGGCAAACAAAAAACAATAAAAAAGACATTTTTACTAAAAAGAGAAATCACTTTACGAACATAAACACATCAATAAACATTCTTGTAAAAATTTGAATCTACAGCTACAAAATAAACTTCATAACACTTTGAAAATCAACAACATAATACAAAATCGTTTTTAATTGATTCTTTTTTAAATAAAAAAGAATTAGTCTAATAATATGTCATTCCATTATTAACAAGTTTATTGTACTAATATCTTCATAAAAAGGATTCATTCAGTTCCCGTATTAATCTGCTTAATACAATTCCAAAAACAGTTTAAATAATTCCTTTTATTTATAGTTATGTTATCCAAATTTGTTTTTTTATAGTTCTAACTTTTCAAAAAAAACTTCCTCTTCTTATGAGGCTCCTTAAAGCACTGTATTTATTTTTTGGCTTATTGATTAGTAAAATAAGTTCCTTCAAAAGCTTCAATTGTTGCAATTGTTTATTTTTTGCATAAAATACAACCAGTATTATTTAGTTGCAAAACAAATTATTCATTGTTTTGAATTTAAAAACACTCCTTTTTTTTAACATAACAAAAAATATGCTTAACTTTAAGTTCCCTTAGTCGTAAATAAAAAACACACAACTAGCTGTACAACAAATACTTAGTAGCTAAAATATTACTTTTTTATTTCTACAGTTTTTCCTCTTATTTTATTAATTGAATTTAGATTACAATTAAAAAAACACTTACGATGAAAATAATACTTACAGGTGCAACGGGAGTTTTGGGTTCACAAATCATGTATGAAATCCTTGAACTATTTATACGAGATTCAATTAATGGAAAACTTTTATTGATTTCTAGAAGCAAAGGAAAAAAGTCTGCATTAGACCGCATCAATAAATTACTTTCCAGTAGTTACACTCCAAAAATATTAAAAGACCAAGGGCTTGAAAAGCTAGATCAATACATCGAAATTATTGATACCGATTTAGATTCGGTACAAGAAAACTTTTCTAGTAAAATTGATGGTGCTTATTTCATCCATTCGGCTGGTTACGTTAATTTATCAACAGACGAAGAACACCGAGAAAAAATATTTGACGAAAACACTAAAATCACCAAAGTCATTTTAAACAATTTTCATCATTCCATAAAAAAATTCATTTATATAGGCACTGCTTTTTCCTCAGGAGAACGTACTGGAATTGTAGAAAATGATTTTCACAATCTTGATTTCATTCCCCAACATCGCAACGCATACGAAAATGCCAAATTTTATTCGGAGAACTTTGTTGCAAAACGATGTAAAGACTTAGGATTGCCTTTTCAAATACTGCGTCCAAGTGTTATTTGTGGACGATTAATGGATGACGAAAACAAATATTTCGTTTCCAAATACATGGTTTTCTATCTCTTGGCTAAATTTTTCTATCTTGCTGCTCAAAGAACAACCGAACAGGAAAATGTACGTTTTATGATCAATGAAAAAACAGGTTTAAATATAATTCCTGTAGATTATGTAGCCAAAATAATTGTTTCCGTTTTCAGGAGAGATGACATTCAACAACTCAATATTGTAAGCCATAAAAGTTTAAATCTGGTCAAAGGGTTAGAATTAATTATGGATGAAATGGGCTATAAAAATTATACTATAATAAAAAATGCTCCCCATTTTGAGTACCAAAATACCACCGAAAAATTATATTACGAAAGTATTGGTAAGCACCTCAAACCCTATTTAGTGACTAGTGCCAAACAATTTAACACTACCTTATTGAATTCTATTCTAGAAATTCCAGTACTCGATGATGAAACATTTACACAACTCATTCGATATGCGAAATTGCACAAATTCAA
The Flavobacterium sp. WC2421 genome window above contains:
- a CDS encoding SDR family oxidoreductase gives rise to the protein MKIILTGATGVLGSQIMYEILELFIRDSINGKLLLISRSKGKKSALDRINKLLSSSYTPKILKDQGLEKLDQYIEIIDTDLDSVQENFSSKIDGAYFIHSAGYVNLSTDEEHREKIFDENTKITKVILNNFHHSIKKFIYIGTAFSSGERTGIVENDFHNLDFIPQHRNAYENAKFYSENFVAKRCKDLGLPFQILRPSVICGRLMDDENKYFVSKYMVFYLLAKFFYLAAQRTTEQENVRFMINEKTGLNIIPVDYVAKIIVSVFRRDDIQQLNIVSHKSLNLVKGLELIMDEMGYKNYTIIKNAPHFEYQNTTEKLYYESIGKHLKPYLVTSAKQFNTTLLNSILEIPVLDDETFTQLIRYAKLHKFKDVNI